In Candidatus Delongbacteria bacterium, the genomic stretch CTAATACCATTCATTTTGTGGCTTTATAGAATTAAAGCAAACCGAAGGGAGAAATACAATGCAGTAACAATAATTTATGCAATGCTTAATAATTTGTCAGATCAGCTAGTCCTTCTATTTGATTATGATGAAATAACAGATGATACTCCAACGGGATCTCAACATACGAACATAACTAGTTTTAATCCTGTTTTAAAGTATTATATACAACACTTAGAAGAACTCGAACCTCTTGGATATGAAAATAGTTATTACTATTCAAACTTAAAAATTAAATTATATTGTTTAGAAAATTCTTGTAATAACAATGAACCTTTTACTAATGATAAAAAGAAATTAGATTCAATCAAACAAAAGCTCATTCAATTAGAAGATGAATTTAGTGATTATAAAATTTTCCAGATAAAAAAAGTAAATTTAGTAAAAATGATAAATTACTTATTAAGTACTATAAAAATTACTCGTTATACAATAAATGAATTAACAGCTGATAATATTGAATACTCTAAAGCTGTAAAAGATTTACACCAGCTTATATTCGGCATGATTAGTATTTTTTATGAATATAAAAAGTTTTACGATCATTATACTTATATAGATTCTATTCGTAAAAATATTTTTGAACCAAAGGATTCGGGAGATAGAGACACCTTAATAGCTATGTATAAGGATATAGAGGAAAGAAATACTAGAAAAAATCCTGAAAGTTTCTTGGATCTTTTATACGTGATTAAAGCCAGTGGTAAAAACAAATGGCTTCAATACTTTAAATTATTGTTTTATATTCCTTACTATTTAATTATTCTGAAACCTTATGAGTCTATTACAAAAATTATTAGAACTATAGCTAAAATGAGAAATAAATAATGACAGTTTCACATGAATAATACTGCGAAAGAACTATCAATACGTTACTATGTAGTAGAAGGTACAATTTGGACTCTGAGCCTAGTTTTGATCATTTCTCGCTTTCTAGGACTTGCACCTGATCAAGAGTTACCAGTTCTTGACATTACTCTTAAAAATTCCCAAAATTACTCTTTAGCTGTCGCCTTGATGTTAATAGCAACTTTATTTTATATGGTTTTCGAGTGGAAGTATTCTTCTCATGATGCTAAATCATCTTTCCCTAATGGTATCAGATTAATGATTACAAAGCTAGTGGCTATTATATCTTTACTGATATCCTATCCTGTGATTGTTCAAAATACTGATTTCGCAAATGTTTCTCGTTTATGGTTTTTGGGCTTTTTAACGATAGGATTATTATTAGGTGGGATTGTTTCTACATTGGCATTTACTACACTGATGATACGAAGTCTTCAAGCTTCCAAACAATTGCAACTCCCGCGAATTCCTGCTGTCACACGTGCTCTTTATATTTCGCTGATTCCTCTTTTTTTAATTCTGCTATTTTTGTATTATTTACTTATTTATTTTTCCCCTCAGATTTTTAATCAAATTGCTGTAATACTTGTTCTACTACCTTTCTTTTTTATGCTTGCTGGTGAATTTGCTTCTCTTTTTTTTGCTATAGATGAAAAAGGTAAACGAATCCCTTACTCAATGCGGATTTCCCAGCTTAGAGAGATCGTTGACTTCCACGATTACGCATATCACCTTATTTATAAAGGAGAAGATTTAGCACAAGATTTGTCTTTGCCTGCAGGTAGCACTCCTCAAGATATTCAAATGGAGATAAAAAAGAAATTTGCGGTTTCTGAAACACGAGTACCAATGAATTTCCAAGTTAAACAACTTGAGAAGGTCGAATTTAAGTTCTATCCAAAGGATGGTAGCTCAGACAATAGTAATCCGCAAAACTGTGGAGTAAAAGTTCGTAAATATAAAGGTAAGGGTAAGAATTTCCGAGTTTTATTTATACCTGACGATAAAGATTATACAAGTATGGAATTATCAATTTCAACATCTGCTGTAGAAAAATATGCCGAAGAGTATATAAGAAATCATCCATCTGAAGAGCCAAATATCCAGAAAATATTTTCATATGCACTTAATACAGCAGTAATTAATTCGTTTGCAGAAGAATCGGGCCCTATTCTTCATCGTTTGGTTCAAAGTGGAATGGAAAAAGAAGTTGTTGAAGCCATTAAAAACCATGCTGATGTCAATGAGAAAGCAGAGGCAGGATGGACACCACTCCTTTATGCAGTTGCACAAGGCTATCCTAAAATAGTCAGTATACTTTTAGATGCTGGAGCAAATCCAGAGATTAGTAATGTAAATAAAATTACACCTCTTATGTACAGCGCTAGATATGGTAATACCGAGATATGCAAAATTCTTTTAGATCATGAAGTGGATTTGGATACTCAAGATATATATGGAATGACGGCTTTAATTGTAGCTGCTCGTGACGGTCATAAAGAAATTGTTGAGTTATTGCTCAAAGCAGGAGCTGATACTGAAATTGAAACACGAGAAGGTAAAAAGGCAGTAGATTTCGCATACGAACGAGGAAATGGTCAGATAGCTAAATTACTGAAAAAAGCTAAAAAGAAAAATTGAGAAATACTATAAAACTTATCAAACCAAACGAATCATCAAACCGAGGTCAATATGTACCAGATAAATAAAGTTCAAAATAAGATCAGACTGAGTTTGCCTGCTCCGATTTATCGGAGAAGTCTGAGACTTCTGATTGGTTGGGTTTGAGGTATGAAGTATAAGGTATGAGTTGGCTCATGGATTCGCTGGGTTTGGGAAAGGGCATTTAATAATTAATAATGAATAATTAATAATTGAAATCAAAAGAGTATAAAAGCAAAGGAAAATGGAGAATTACCTCTGACTTCTAATTTCTAATTTCTGACTTTATTTTGACCAAAAGGTCACTATTTGAGCTGGTGGGGTGTTTATATTACCTAAGAACAATTAATAATTAACAATGAATAATTAATAATTGATGGGTAATAAAACAGGAGGAAACAAAATGAGTAACTTAATAGCGAAAGAGTATAAACCTTTCGAAAGTATCAAGCATTTATCAGCTGATGGAAATGAATTTTGGTACGCCCGTGAGTTGAAAACTGTACTAGAATATACAGAATGGAGAAATTTTTCCAAAGTATTAGATCGGGCAAAGCTTTCGTGTAGAAACAGTGGATATGAAATAAATGATCATTTTGTTGAGGTCAACAAAACGATAGATATGCCAAAATCAGCTACAAAACAAGTTGCAGACTTTGAACTTACCCGATATGCTTGTTATTTGATCGTTCAGAATGGTGATCCACGAAAAGAAGTCATAGCATTAGGTCAAACCTACTTTGCCATTCAGACCAGGCGTCAGGAAGTAGCCGACTATTTTAATCAACTCGAAGAAAATAATAAGAGATTGGTCATAAGAGGTGATATTAAACAATGGAATCAGATGCTTGCTGAAGCAGCTCATAATGCAGGTGTTATTTCAGATGAAGAATTCGCTTCTTTTCAGAACTCAGGTTATATGGGTCTTTACGGCGGTATGAAAGTTAAGGATATCCATAAGAAGAAAGGCTTAAAAAGAAATCAGAAGATACTTGACCATATGGGCAGTACTGAATTAATCGCAAATTTGTTTAGAATATCACAGGCTGAAGAAAAATTAAAAAAAGATAAGACTGCAACTGCTGATGCTGCAAATGAAGTACATTTTCTGATTGGAAAGGAAGTTCGAGGTACGATCGAAAGAGTAAATGGCACAATGCCGGAAGATTTACCAGTACCTGAAAAGAGTATTAGTAATGTAGAAAAAGAGCAGCTTAAGAAACTTAAAAAGAGTTCAAAAAATTTAATGCTGGATGAGTAGATACAACTGAGAAAGCAATATTAAATCCGAACTGCCAGGAGTAAATGTTTTCGATAAGGACGACTGGGATAAAATGATAAAGTTCCTGGTCGATGCATCGAGGATGTACAAAGCATTTAAAAATCCCTTCAAGAAGCTGAATGAGTGGGTGAAGAGTAATTAACAAACTTTTTTGGTATGAAGTATGAAGTATGAAGTATGAAGTATGAAGTATGAAGTATGA encodes the following:
- the dinD gene encoding DNA damage-inducible protein D, whose translation is MSNLIAKEYKPFESIKHLSADGNEFWYARELKTVLEYTEWRNFSKVLDRAKLSCRNSGYEINDHFVEVNKTIDMPKSATKQVADFELTRYACYLIVQNGDPRKEVIALGQTYFAIQTRRQEVADYFNQLEENNKRLVIRGDIKQWNQMLAEAAHNAGVISDEEFASFQNSGYMGLYGGMKVKDIHKKKGLKRNQKILDHMGSTELIANLFRISQAEEKLKKDKTATADAANEVHFLIGKEVRGTIERVNGTMPEDLPVPEKSISNVEKEQLKKLKKSSKNLMLDE
- a CDS encoding ankyrin repeat domain-containing protein, coding for MNNTAKELSIRYYVVEGTIWTLSLVLIISRFLGLAPDQELPVLDITLKNSQNYSLAVALMLIATLFYMVFEWKYSSHDAKSSFPNGIRLMITKLVAIISLLISYPVIVQNTDFANVSRLWFLGFLTIGLLLGGIVSTLAFTTLMIRSLQASKQLQLPRIPAVTRALYISLIPLFLILLFLYYLLIYFSPQIFNQIAVILVLLPFFFMLAGEFASLFFAIDEKGKRIPYSMRISQLREIVDFHDYAYHLIYKGEDLAQDLSLPAGSTPQDIQMEIKKKFAVSETRVPMNFQVKQLEKVEFKFYPKDGSSDNSNPQNCGVKVRKYKGKGKNFRVLFIPDDKDYTSMELSISTSAVEKYAEEYIRNHPSEEPNIQKIFSYALNTAVINSFAEESGPILHRLVQSGMEKEVVEAIKNHADVNEKAEAGWTPLLYAVAQGYPKIVSILLDAGANPEISNVNKITPLMYSARYGNTEICKILLDHEVDLDTQDIYGMTALIVAARDGHKEIVELLLKAGADTEIETREGKKAVDFAYERGNGQIAKLLKKAKKKN